A genomic region of Xiphophorus couchianus chromosome 9, X_couchianus-1.0, whole genome shotgun sequence contains the following coding sequences:
- the myo9b gene encoding unconventional myosin-IXb isoform X5 — MSVRDGAATMATNAGGGGGGGVGCNDPDDRMYLLQIYPRLAAQASTCCNLRVQKNATTASVISDAAATLGLDPGGLYVLAEVKESGGEEWILEAGDLPVQRVLLWPRKAQEQHPQSAGFYFLLQERNHDGSIHYVHLPPSSKEQEVQQLAARGFLPPPQDDFADLCNLPVLSEDSILNNLLTRFYKKKIYTYAGSILIAINPFKFLPIYNPKYVKMYENHQLGKLEPHIFAIADVAYYAMLRKRVNQCIVISGESGSGKTQSTNFLIHCLTALSQKGYASGVERTILGAGPVLEAFGNAKTAHNNNSSRFGKFIQVNYLESGVVRGAVVEKYLLEKSRLVSREKNERNYHVFYYLLLGASEEERTEFKLLPPEEYFYLKQENFKIEDEEDLRHEFERLQQAMQMVGFLPATKKQIFSVLSAILYLGNVTYRRKSSGRDEGLDVGPPEVLATLSDLLKVKEELLVEALTKRKTVTVNDKLILPYSHSEAITARDSMAKSLYGALFDWIVLRINHALLNKKDMEESVPCLSIGVLDIFGFEDFETNSFEQFCINYANEQLQYYFNNHIFNLEQEEYQSEGITWHNIDYTDNVGCIHLISKKPTGLLYLLDEESNFPHATDKTLLAKFKQQHQGNKYFIPTPVMEPAFVIQHFAGKVKYHIKDFREKNTDHMRPDIVALLRSSDRAFVRQLIGMDPVAMFRWGILRATIRGLAAFNEAGRSWASKTAGVIRPASRTPLGELQRSNTPIERMYKEMHSEIISSIKNLQLDGEDPRKLLQSWGRLRFPRHVLQKNKNVRQKQAIPKSLLDSQSLKFIVSLTLHDRTTKSLLHLHKKKKPPSISAQFQNSLTKLLETLNKAEPFFIRCIRSNAEKKEMHLDQALVLQQLHYTGMLETVRIRRSGYPAKYTFQEFLEQFRVLLLKNSSASKQDIADLLEKKMGFNPTTYQIGKTKVFLKELERQQLQDMRHREVMRKIIFLQRWFRAHLQRNEFVEMRRAAILIQASWRRYCRKEQRRRAATVIQAVWRGHRQRSEYHRQKHGATKIQALVRGHSARRRCRSIREEKRKEEEEEARKREEERRMREKEEEARRKAEEEERLRIEEMKRRAEKEAARKAQETQKKLAEKVQKEAREPQTREDPDIELVTEEKLDENVPEEEQRKDEEMEDEDLDPCGTEAEAGPQLDEDHEPGLAPNAPTGISPHQEDKKSSTTATTSLHAELKRPQPGLISKVPSSRSLEKREQRRRRGLEHSQRESERAASSSSSSSATNRDQTSPTKSQNQETSKLKERSDSKELDQYTFVAWKKKEGKTSPPSAGPVRPSTLPLHPADSTQDKNGLGEGVGVVNLQRRSGAIKEKPEKWKGRRSNGESSESTGSPPLHSKEETTKKPPLRDVSHSSVDSLSPSSDGAWAVSVRDPWTVTIREVNHPQDGQGDSSRSSSFRKRHQDGSGQPDSLPSNTTTPDKSGGFFSKILKKRSKEAHTPDNGELTFAQSLNDKSMLGEALPSGPSVRPVSQPLSDRTGKGIGRNPTIKISRATRVSEHWDASLDRVIANSNELRNLDEFLGNQVNDFRSRGKSLSPIESIFVTATMQFREQIKSMYSLSNPTIGYKALMTGFKNKVIHLATDKQQEDVQLVVNLFQSVLDGFIRGEVKKEEAEPVKPTKARKKRRKNDKIMESLLDHGFINYQVSIVQSCDQCSSYIWGMEKAYMCSNCKMVCHKKCLSKIAINCSSFCAKKNDEEVTGCNFGVRVCHLVSDKNPVPTVLEMMLEHVEMHGLYTEGIYRKSGAANRMRELHQRLEMDTYVDILEDYPIHTVTGLVKQWLRELPDPLMTFAHYNDFLHAVELPEKQEQLQAIYKVLEELPTANFNTLERLIFHLVKVSKEEEHNRMSPNSLAIVFAPCILRCPNTADPLLSMKDVAKTTTCVEMLIIEQIRRYNEKMEEIEQLEYAEALAVKQLNLKRKNTTSCPLSLRLTAHYKGGVIREKVSSDLTVVPENEPLDSDTETENNLVERIKSIKQEKEELAFRLPEMEQPGSDQENLDSEASLSSESLLDEQQQRSSAHGSEPEGLSSVQLRRHRPVRPLKPPDLVQRTKPSVGRPFLGNLTPASSTSSLSSCASTASETSTASTRRPLQRRNPIIPDTVKLPPGVLPQQMATGSSQTFPPPGNREISYPVWKREHPGRRKDSTQSLYLDNPESGLLLDFSSCPPSASSSFSSIAMATLQQKDIRAPKSHRRFSDPDIPYMDDDV, encoded by the exons ATGAGTGTCAGAGATGGCGCTGCCACCATGGCAACAAAcgcaggtggaggtggaggagggggaGTGGGCTGTAACGATCCAGACGACCGCATGTACCTGCTCCAGATCTACCCACGGCTCGCTGCCCAGGCGTCCACCTGCTGCAACCTCAG AGTGCAGAAGAATGCAACGACAGCCTCTGTAATCTCGGATGCTGCTGCGACGCTGGGGCTGGACCCCGGCGGTCTGTATGTGTTGGCAGAGGTGAAGGAAAGCGGCGGGGAGGAGTGGATCCTGGAGGCTGGAGACTTGCCCGTACAGAGGGTTCTGCTCTGGCCCCGAAAAGCTCAGGAGCAACACCCTCAGAGTGCTGGCTTTTACTTCTTGCTACAG GAGAGGAACCATGATGGCTCCATCCATTATGTTCACCTCCCACCTTCGTCCAAGGAGCAAGAAGTACAGCAGCTCGCTGCGAGGGGCTTTCTCCCCCCACCCCAGGATGACTTTGCAGACCTCTGCAACCTCCCCGTCCTCAGTGAGGACAGCATATTGAACAATCTACTCACACGCTTCTACAAGAAAAAGATCTACACCTATGCAGGCAGCATCCTCATCGCCATCAACCCATTCAAGTTCCTGCCCATCTACAACCCCAAATATGTCAAGATGTACGAGAATCACCAGCTGGGCAAACTGGAACCTCATATTTTCGCCATTGCTGACGTGGCCTACTACGCTATGCTCAGGAAGAGGGTGAATCAGTGCATTGTCATCTCTGGGGAGAGCGGCTCAGGCAAGACCCAAAGCACCAACTTCCTGATCCACTGTCTGACCGCGCTCAGCCAGAAAGGCTACGCCAGTGGGGTGGAGAGGACCATCCTGGGAGCCGGACCCGTTCTGGAG GCCTTTGGTAACGCTAAGACAGCCCACAACAACAACTCCAGCCGCTTCGGTAAATTCATCCAGGTTAATTATCTGGAGAGCGGAGTAGTCCGAGG GGCTGTGGTTGAGAAGTACCTCCTGGAAAAGTCTCGCCTGGTCTCCAGAGAAAAGAACGAGAG gAACTACCACGTGTTTTACTACCTGCTGCTTGGTGCTTCAGAGGAAGAGAGAACAGAGTTTAAACTGCTGCCGCCTGAAGAGTACTTCTACCTCAAGCAG GAGAATTTTAAGATCGAAGATGAGGAAGATTTGCGTCATGAGTTTGAGAGGCTGCAGCAGGCGATGCAGATGGTTGGCTTCCTTCCAGCCACAAAGAAACA GATCTTCTCTGTGCTGTCTGCTATCCTGTATCTTGGCAACGTGACGTACAGAAGGAAGTCATCGGGTCGGGATGAAGGGTTGGATGTAGGCCCACCTGAAGTCCTGGCTACCCTCTCTGACCTGCTGAAG GTCAAAGAGGAACTGCTGGTCGAAGCGCTGACGAAGAGGAAAACGGTGACTGTCAACGACAAGCTGATCCTCCCCTACAGCCACTCTGAG GCGATCACAGCCAGAGACTCCATGGCCAAGTCTCTGTATGGCGCCTTGTTTGACTGGATTGTGCTGCGCATCAACCACGCACTGCTCAACAAGAAAGACATGGAGGAATCTGTTCCC TGCTTGTCCATTGGTGTTCTGGACATTTTTGGCTTTGAGGACTTTGAAACCAACAGCTTTGAGCAGTTTTGCATCAACTATGCAAACGAGCAGCTGCAGTACTACTTTaacaatcacatttttaatctgGAGCAG GAGGAGTACCAATCAGAGGGAATCACCTGGCACAACATTGACTACACAGACAATGTGGGCTGCATCCACCTCATCAGCAAGAAACCCACAGGCCTGTTGTACCTTCTGGATGAGGAGAGCAA TTTTCCACATGCAACAGATAAGACCCTGCTGGCCAAATTCAAGCAGCAGCACCAAGGAAACAAGTACTTCATACCCACCCCAGTCATGGAACCTGCCTTTGTCATTCAGCACTTTGCAGGGAAAGTCAAATATCACATCAAG GATTTCCGGGAGAAGAATACGGACCACATGCGTCCAGACATCGTGGCGCTGTTGCGCAGCAGCGACAGAGCCTTCGTGCGGCAGCTCATCGGCATGGACCCGGTGGCCATGTTCCGATGGGGCATCCTGAGAGCCACAATCAGGGGCCTCGCCGCTTTCAATGAGGCGGGTCGCTCCTGGGCCTCAAAAACAGCAG GTGTTATCCGTCCAGCATCCAGAACTCCTTTAGGAGAGTTGCAGCGCTCCAACACCCCGATAGAACGAATGTACAA AGAAATGCATTCAGAGATCATCAGCTCCATAAAGAACTTGCAGCTGGACGGGGAGGACCCTCGCAAGCTGTTGCAATCCTGGGGTCGCCTCCGCTTCCCGCGCCACGTCCTCCA GAAAAACAAGAATGTCAGGCAGAAGCAGGCCATCCCAAAG AGTTTGCTGGATTCGCAGTCTCTGAAGTTCATCGTGAGTCTGACGCTGCACGATCGTACCACAAAGTCTCTGCTCCACCtgcacaagaagaagaagccgcCCAGCATCAGTGCTCAGTTCCAG AACTCTCTAACGAAACTCTTAGAAACTCTGAACAAAGCCGAGCCTTTCTTCATTCGCTGCATCCGCTCCAATGCGGAGAAG AAGGAGATGCATCTGGACCAGGCGTtagtgctgcagcagctgcattaCACAGGGATGCTAGAAACCGTCCGCATCAGAAGGTCCGGGTACCCGGCCAAGTACACCTTCCAG gAGTTTTTAGAGCAGTTTAGGGTTCTGCTGCTGAAGAACTCCTCCGCCTCCAAACAAGACATTGCAGATCTGCTGGAGAAGAAAATGGGCTTCAACCCAACAACATACCAGATCGGCAAGACCAAG GTCTTCTTGAAGGAGCTGGAGcgacagcagctgcaggacatGCGGCACAGAGAAGTGATGCGGAAGATCATCTTCCTCCAGCGCTGGTTCAGAGCTCACCTGCAGAGGAACGAGTTCGTAGAAATGAGAAGAGCAGCCATCTTGATCCAG GCTTCGTGGCGCAGGTACTGCAGAAAGGAGCAAAGGCGACGGGCAGCTACTGTGATCCAAGCTGTGTGGCGAGGACACAGACAGAGATCCGAGTACCACCGACAAAAACACGGAGCAACAAAAATACAAGCTCTTGTCAGAGGACACTCGGCGCGCAGGAG gTGTAGGTCTATTcgtgaagagaaaagaaaggaagaggaggaggaggccaggaaaagagaagaggagaggagaatgagagaaaaggaggaagaggccaggagaaaagcagaagaggaagagagactGAGAATAGAAGAAATGAAGAGACGAGCAGAGAAGGAAGCGGCAAGAAAAGCCCAGGAAACCCAGAAAAAACTGGCGGAAAAGGTGCAAAAAGAGGCGAGAGAGCCTCAGACGAGAGAGGATCCAGACATTGAGCTAGTTACAGAGGAGAAGCTGGATGAAAACGTcccagaggaggagcagaggaaggaTGAAGAGATGGAGGATGAGGACTTGGATCCTTGTGGTACGGAAGCTGAGGCTGGACCCCAGCTAGATGAAGATCATGAACCTGGTCTGGCTCCAAACGCACCTACAGGCATTTCCCCCCATCAGGAGGATAAAAAGTCCAGCACTACCGCCACAACATCTCTGCATGCTGAACTGAAGCGGCCGCAGCCCGGCCTCATCAGCAAGGTCCCTTCGTCCAGGAGCCTGGAGAAGCGGGAGCAGAGGAGACGAAGAGGCCTGGAGCACAGCCAGAGAGAGTCTGAACGGGCcgcctcctcctcatcctcatcttcaGCCACCAACCGAGACCAGACGTCCCCGACGAAGAGCCAGAACCAGGAGACGTCCAAGCTGAAGGAGCGTTCGGACAGCAAGGAGCTGGACCAGTATACCTTCGTGGCCTGGAAGAAGAAGGAGGGGAAAACCTCTCCCCCCTCCGCCGGCCCCGTCCGTCCATCCACGTTACCGCTGCATCCCGCCGACTCCACACAGGACAAAAACGGTTTAGGGGAAGGCGTCGGGGTGGTGAACCTGCAGCGGCGCTCTGGAGCCATAAAGGAGAAACCTGAGAAATGGAAAGGAAGGAGGAGCAACGGGGAGAGCTCTGAGAGCACCGGGTCGCCTCCACTTCACAGCAAAGAGGAGACTACAAAGAAACCACCGCT GAGGGACGTGTCCCACTCGTCCGTTGACAGTTTGTCTCCAAGCTCGGATGGAGCCTGGGCGGTTTCCGTCAGAGACCCCTGGACCGTGACCATCAGAGAG GTAAATCATCCACAAGACGGTCAAGGGGACAGCTCCAGGTCCAGCTCCTTTAGGAAGAGACACCAGGACGGTTCTGGACAACCAGACTCACTTCCCTCTAACACGACCACACCAGACAA GTCTGGCGGTTTCTTCAGCAAGATTTTGAAGAAGAGATCCAAAGAGGCGCATACTCCAGACAACGGAGAGCTGACATTTGCTCAGAGTCTCAACGACAAGTCGATGCTTGGGGAAG CGCTTCCCTCTGGCCCCTCGGTGCGTCCCGTTTCTCAGCCGCTCAGTGACCGAACGGGTAAAGGTATAGGCCGAAACCCTACGATTAAGATCAGCCGCGCCACCCGAGTTTCAGAGCATTGGGACGCCTCACTGGACCGAGTGATCGCCAACAGCAACGAGCTGCGGAACCTCGACGAGTTTCTGGGCAACCAG GTGAATGATTTCCGCTCCAGAGGCAAGTCGCTGTCGCCTATAGAGTCCATCTTTGTCACCGCCACCATGCAGTTTAGAGAGCAGATCAAATCTATGTATTCTCTCTCA AATCCTACCATCGGCTACAAAGCGCTGATGACGGGCTTCAAGAATAAAGTGATCCACTTGGCCACAGACAAGCAGCAGGAAGATGTTCAGTTAGTGGTCAACCTGTTCCAGTCGGTCCTGGACGGTTTCATCAGAGGAGAGGTGAAGAAGGAGGAAGCCGAGCCCGTCAAG CCGACCAAAGccagaaagaaaaggaggaaaaacgATAAAATT atgGAGTCCCTGCTGGACCATGGTTTCATCAACTATCAGGTCAGCATTGTTCAGTCGTGTGACCAGTGCAGCTCCTACATCTGGGGGATGGAGAAAGCCTACATGTGCAGCA ATTGTAAAATGGTGTGCCACAAGAAGTGCCTTAGTAAGATAGCCATCAACTGCTCCAGCTTCTGTGCCAAAAAG AATGATGAAGAGGTGACGGGATGTAACTTCGGGGTGCGAGTTTGTCACCTGGTGAGCGATAAGAACCCGGTGCCAACGGTGCTGGAGATGATGCTGGAGCATGTGGAGATGCACGGCCTCTACACCGAGGGCATCTACCGCAAATCAGGCGCTGCCAACCGCATGAGGGAGCTGCACCAGCGGCTAGAGATGG ATACTTATGTGGACATTCTTGAGGACTATCCCATCCACACGGTGACAGGCCTGGTAAAGCAGTGGTTAAGGGAGCTGCCAGACCCACTCATGACCTTCGCACATTACAACGACTTCCTGCATGCTGTGG AGCTGCCAGAGAAGCAGGAGCAACTTCAAGCCATTTACAAAGTCCTGGAGGAACTTCCCACTGCAAACTTCAACACATTAGAGCGGCTCATCTTCCACCTTGTCAA GGTCTCTAAGGAAGAGGAGCACAACCGCATGTCCCCCAACTCGCTGGCTATAGTGTTTGCTCCGTGTATCCTGCGTTGCCCCAACACGGCTGACCCGCTGCTCAGCATGAAGGACGTGGCAAAGACGACGAC GTGTGTGGAGATGCTGATCATCGAGCAAATCAGGCGCTACAATGAGAAGATGGAGGAGATCGAGCAGCTGGAGTACGCTGAGGCTCTGGCTGTCAAACAGCTGAATCTCAAGAGAAAGAACACA ACCAGCTGCCCTTTATCTCTCAGGTTGACAGCTCATTACAAAGGAGGGGTG ATCCGTGAGAAGGTCAGTTCTGATCTCACCGTGGTCCCCGAGAACGAGCCGCTGGACTCGGACACTGAGACGGAGAACAACCTGGTGGAACGCATCAAGTCCATCAAACAAGAGAA AGAGGAACTGGCTTTCCGGCTGCCAGAGATGGAGCAGCCCGGTTCAGACCAGGAGAACCTGGACTCTGAAGCGTCTCTGAGCTCCGAGAGTCTTCTGGACGAACAGCAGCAGCGTTCGTCCGCGCACGGCTCGGAGCCAGAAG